Proteins from a genomic interval of Macaca thibetana thibetana isolate TM-01 chromosome 17, ASM2454274v1, whole genome shotgun sequence:
- the CHAMP1 gene encoding chromosome alignment-maintaining phosphoprotein 1, which produces MEVFQELRKPSARLECDHCSFRGTDYENVQIHMGTIHPEFCDEMDAGGLGKMIFYQKSAKLFHCHKCFFTSKMYSNVYYHITSKHASPDKWNDKPKTQLNKETDPVKSPPLPEHQKIPCNSAEPKPIPALSMETQKLGSVLSPESPKLTPLTPLEPQKPGSVVSPELQTPLPSPEPSKPASVSSPEPPKPVPVCESQKPAPVPSPEPQKLAPVSPEPVKATLPNPKPQKHSHFPETLGPPSASSPESPVLAASPEPWGPSPAASPESRKSARTTSPEPRKPSPSGSPEPWKPFPAVSPEPRRPAPAVSPGSWKPGPPGSPRPWKSSPSASSGPWKPAKPAPSVSPGPWKPIPSISPGPWKPTPSVSSASWKSSSVSPSSWKSPPASPESWKSGPPELRKTAPTLSPEHWKAVPPVSPELRKPGPPLSPEIRSPAGSPELRKPSGSPDLWKLSPDQRKTSPASLDFPESQKSSRGGSPDLWKSSFFIEPQKPVFPETRKPGSSGPSESPKAASDIWKPVLSIDTEPRKPALFPEPAKTAPPASPEPRKRALFPEPRKHALFPELPKSALFSESQKAVELGDELQIDAIDDQKCDLLVQEELLASPKKLLEDTLFPSSKKLKKDNQESSDAELSSSEYIKTDLDVVDVKGQESSSDQEQVDVESIDFSKENKMDMTSPEQSRNVLQFTEEKEAFISEEEIAKYMKRGKGKYYCKICCCRAMKKGAVLHHLVNKHNVHSPYKCTICGKAFLLESLLKNHVAAHGQSLLKCPRCNFESNFPRGFKKHLTHCQSRHNEEANKKLMEALEPPLEEQQI; this is translated from the coding sequence ATGGAAGTATTCCAGGAACTTCGTAAACCATCAGCCCGTTTGGAGTGTGACCATTGCAGTTTCAGAGGCACAGACTATGAAAATGTACAAATCCATATGGGTACCATCCATCCAGAATTTTGTGATGAAATGGATGCTGGTGGGCTAGGCAAAATGATATTTTACCAGAAAAGTGCAAAGCTATTTCACTGCCATAAATGCTTCTTCACCAGCAAGATGTACTCTAACGTATACTATCACATCACATCCAAACATGCATCCCCAGACAAATGGAATGATAAACCTAAAACTCAGTTGAACAAAGAAACAGATCCTGTGAAAAGCCCTCCTCTTCCTGAACACCAGAAAATACCCTGCAATTCTGCAGAACCAAAACCCATACCTGCCCTTTCAATGGAAACACAGAAACTTGGTTCAGTTTTGTCTCCAGAATCACCAAAACTTACTCCTCTTACTCCCCTGGAGCCTCAGAAACCTGGCTCTGTTGTTTCTCCTGAGCTACAGACACCTCTTCCTTCTCCTGAGCCTTCAAAACCTGCCTCTGTTTCTTCTCCTGAACCTCCAAAACCAGTCCCTGTTTGTGAATCTCAGAAACCTGCCCCTGTTCCTTCTCCAGAACCACAGAAACTTGCCCCTGTATCTCCTGAGCCCGTAAAGGCTACTCTTCCTAATCCCAAACCCCAGAAGCACTCTCATTTCCCAGAAACACTGGGCCCACCTTCAGCCTCATCTCCAGAGTCACCAGTTCTAGCTGCTTCCCCAGAACCTTGGGGACCATCCCCAGCTGCATCTCCAGAATCTCGGAAATCAGCCCGGACTACCTCCCCTGAGCCAAGGAAGCCATCCCCTTCAGGGTCTCCTGAACCTTGGAAGCCATTCCCTGCTGTCTCCCCAGAGCCTAGGAGACCAGCCcctgctgtgtcaccaggctctTGGAAGCCAGGGCCACCTGGGTCCCCTAGGCCTTGGAAATCCAGTCCTTCAGCGTCATCAGGACCTTGGAAGCCAGCTAAACCTGCTCCATCTGTGTCTCCTGGACCTTGGAAACCAATTCCTTCTATATCTCCTGGACCTTGGAAGCCAACTCCATCTGTGTCTTCTGCATCCTGGAAATCTTCATCAGTCTCACCCAGCTCCTGGAAGTCCCCCCCTGCATCTCCTGAGTCATGGAAGTCTGGCCCACCAGAACTCCGAAAGACAGCTCCCACGTTGTCTCCTGAACATTGGAAGGCAGTTCCCCCAGTGTCTCCAGAGCTTCGCAAACCCGGCCCACCACTATCCCCAGAGATCCGTAGTCCAGCAGGATCTCCAGAGCTCAGAAAACCCTCAGGGTCACCAGACCTTTGGAAGCTTTCTCCTGATCAGCGGAAAACTTCTCCTGCTTCACTTGATTTCCCTGAGTCCCAGAAAAGTTCCCGTGGCGGTTCTCCTGATCTCTGGAAGTCTTCCTTTTTTATTGAGCCTCAGAAACCTGTCTTCCCTGAGACCCGAAAACCAGGTTCTTCTGGGCCATCTGAGTCCCCCAAAGCAGCCTCAGATATCTGGAAGCCAGTTCTCTCTATTGATACTGAGCCTAGAAAACCTGCCCTGTTTCCCGAGCCTGCCAAAACAGCCCCTCCAGCTTCTCCAGAACCACGCAAACGTGCCCTTTTTCCAGAGCCCCGGAAGCATGCCCTTTTCCCTGAACTCCCCAAATCTGCTCTGTTCTCAGAATCACAGAAGGCTGTTGAGCTTGGTGATGAACTACAAATAGATGCCATAGATGATCAAAAATGTGATCTTTTGGTTCAGGAAGAACTTCTAGCTTCACCTAAGAAACTTTTGGAAGatactttatttccttcctcAAAGAAGCTCAAGAAAGACAACCAAGAGAGCTCAGATGCTGAGCTTAGTAGTAGTGAGTACATAAAAACAGATTTGGATGTGGTGGATGTTAAGGGCCAGGAATCAAGCAGTGATCAAGAGCAGGTTGATGTGGAATCCATTGATTttagcaaagagaacaaaatggaCATGACTAGTCCAGAGCAGTCTAGAAATGTGCTACAGTTTactgaagaaaaagaagcttttaTCTCTGAAGAGGAGATTGCAAAATATATGAAGCGTGGAAAAGGAAAGTATTATTGCAAAATTTGTTGCTGTCGTGCTATGAAAAAAGGTGCTGTTTTGCATCATTTGGTTAATAAGCATAATGTTCATAGCCCTTATAAATGCACAATTTGTGGAAAGGCTTTTCTTTTGGAATCTCTCCTAAAAAATCATGTAGCAGCCCATGGGCAGAGTTTACTTAAATGTCCACGTTGTAATTTTGAATCAAATTTCCCACGAggttttaagaaacatttaactcATTGTCAAAGCCGGCATAATGAAGAGGCAAATAAAAAGCTAATGGAAGCTCTTGAACCGCCACTGGAGGAGCAGCAAATTTGA